Sequence from the Chitinophagales bacterium genome:
AGATCAAAATTATTTGATTGGGTACAAAAAAACGTCGACATTTCCGATGCGCCATACAGTGACCTTTTTTTAGAAAATGAACTGTTTTTACTCAATGAATCCGGAACAGTTGTAGAACTAAGCCCTGGGTTTATTCCGGATGATGAAAAGGAAGAATTGGTGGAAGAAAACGATCCCGAAATACAATCTGTTAGTACTATAGAAGAAGAATTCATCTTAAGGTATGCAGACCCGGATTTGAAGGAAAAGCAGGCAGATAAATCTTTTAATATGGAATCTGCTGCGCAACTAAAAGATGAAAACTATCCTGATAGGAATGAAGCGTTTCAAAAAACGACTTCATCTAAAATATCGGAAGATAAATGGAGCAGGGAAGAAGTGCAGGACTTAAAAGAAGATTTATTGATTACCAGTCAGAACGGAAGTGCCTCAGAGTTTTTTCCTATGGAAATAGAGGAGCAAAATTTAGTTGAAGATATTACTGAAATTAACCGGGAGTCAGATGCGGTTATAAGGCTTGAATCAGTAACCACGGAAGTGCCTGATAAAGCGAAAAATATCACTTTAGGTAAAGTTGAAGAAGGCTTCAGAATTAATAAGCAGGTACAATCTCCGGGACAATTTCTTCCTCAAAAATCATATACATTTCAGGAATGGTTAACATTTTTTAGGCATGAGGATTATAAAGGAACTAATAAAAATATTCCTCAAGTAAAAGGTGGGAGTGAAGAAAAAGAGATTACCATCACGCCGTTACACACACTTGGTAAACCGGATAAATTATATTTAGGTGGCATTCAGTCTGAACTGGAGACAATAGATAAAATAGTTTCTGTACTTAAGCCTCATGAAGCTTTAAAATCTGAAAAAAAGCTTTCTCCGGAAGATCTCGCGCAAAAGAGCCTGGAGCTTGATGAAGAAATGATTAGCGAAACGCTTGCTGAAATTTATGGCAAGCAAGGTAAATATGATAAAGCTATCCGTATGTATGCACGCCTGAGTTTGAAATTTCCTGAAAAATTATCGTTCTTTGCAGCCCGCATCAAAGAATTGAAGCGCAACCAGCAATCTGGTTAGTACAGAAAGCTGCGGGTCAACAATGATTGCTTCAAATGCTATTGATGAAATTTAAAAAATCAACATGTATTCCCTTATCACTATTCTTATTGTAATTGCCTGTGTTTTACTCATTTTAGTTGTTTTAATTCAGAATCCAAAAGGGGGGGGGCTTTCTCAGACATTTGGAGGTATATCCAATCAATTTCTAGGGGTAAAACGAACAACAGATTTTCTGGAAAAAGCAACCTGGGGTTTTGTTATAGGTATATCGCTTCTTAGTTTGATAACTTTTGCTTTTGTGGGAAGTGGCCCTGTAGTTAACACAGGTCCTAAATCAGAACTGGAGAATGCAACCCCCGCCCCACCTCCTATAAAAAATCTACCTTCAGCGCCTGCAACGCAGTCGCCTCTTGATTCTACGAGAAAATAATTCTACAGGAATTTTTTATGCTGCTATTGTATAGATATACCGTACGAGAGATCTTTTAGCAACAGGCAAAAGAGTTTCATTTAAAGGATAAACATTTTTCGATTCAATTACAAAAGCTGCAGGGTTTGTCGAATTTTTAAATTCACGGATCAATTGAAACTTTATCGATTCGAAGGTATTGCTGATGCTGCGTGAATAGTGACCGATAAACTGGGTTTTAATTCCCCTGAATTTCTCAGTTACATTTTCAAATAGGGTAATTTCATAGCTATAAACCTGTGTGTCACTTGATTTCGATTGTGTCAGCATCATATAACCATTTTCCGGGTTAAGTGAAACAATACCTACCGGAAAAATCATGAGGTTTTCTTCTACAGACTGATAAATTTCCTTACCGTTTTCAAGAAAGTGATGAATTCGGGGCACTGCAAAATCAATTATAGATTCTACCTCCTTTAAATAATCTTCATCAGCAATCAGCTTTTCAAATTCAATTTTAAAATTTTCTAAATCCATTTTGGTAATGTGCTTTGGAAAAAGCTGCGAAGTATATGTTTTATTTTTTTTTATGGTAACCAGGTTATTATAGTGCAATACCAGGTCTGATAGTACCGGGTATAATTTTTTTTCATCGAAGTCACGACTTACTTCCTGTAAATATGCCAGCAAAATATACTTCTTATATTCAAAATCAATCGTTCCCTGAGTAAGCCAGTCGGAACTTAGTTTTTTCATTTTCGCAGAATTATTTCACTACTATGTTACAAAAATTTTAAGAAATGGTAACCTGTCAGAATATGCTTAATAGTTGAAACATTCCTATATCGGAAAATAATAGTATTTCTCTATGGCCTCTTCTTATCAGATTAATGGTTTATATAAAGTCCTCCCCTAACAACTTGCTAAATGTTATTTGTTGGTATGTAATGACTGTTAAGAAGAGGTTATCCCAAAATGTCAATTATTAAAAAGTATCTGAATAATGAAATACTGTCATAATGGTTACCTTTGCCGCCCGAAACATTTTCTTTATATGCCTAATCTGTCATGAAAATGCACGTGGCATGACAATCGCAATGGGCAAGAGTCTTCAGAAAAGCGATTTATAACCTAAAATCAAAAAATAAATTATGTCAAAAGTAAATTTGAAACCGTTGGCTGACCGTGTCTTAGTACAGCCTGCAGATGCCGAAGAAAAAACAAAGGGCGGCATTATTATTCCGGACACTGCAAAAGAAAAACCTATGAAAGGTACCGTAATGGCCGTAGGTGGTGGTAAAAAAGATGAACCAATGACGGTGAAGGCCGGAGATACGGTATTATATGGCAAATACGCCGGAACTGAAATCACCATTGAAGGTCAGGAATATTTGATTATGCGTGAGAGCGATATTTTCGCAATAATATAATCATTATGCCTTTAAATGCAGACTACAGTATAATAGCATTACTCCCCTTGAATACAAAACTTTAAAATCTTTAAACATGTCAAAACTAATAAATTACACTACAGATGCCCGGGATCGCCTGAAAAAAGGAGTTGATTCATTGGCCGATGCAGTAAAGGTTACACTTGGTCCTAAAGGACGCAATGTTGTGATTGAAAAAAAATATGGTGCACCCCTGATCACAAAGGATGGTGTAACTGTAGCAAAAGAAATCGAGCTGGAAGACCCTATTGAAAATATGGGTGCCCAAATGGTGAAGGAAGTTGCTTCCAAAACTGCTGATGTAGCAGGCGATGGGACTACTACTGCAACGGTACTTGCCCAGGCAATGATTACTGCAGGATTGAAAAATGTAGCTGCCGGCGCCAATCCTATGGATTTGAAACGTGGTATGGATAAGGCATCAATTGCAGTTATTGAGCATTTAAAAAGTCAGTCACAGCAGGTCGGTAACGACAATAATAAGATTGAAGCTGTGGCAACCATTTCTGCAAACAATGATTCAGAGATCGGAAAATTGATTGCGGAAGCAATGACGAAAGTTAAAAAAGAAGGTGTTATAACTGTTGAAGAAGCCCGTGGAACAGAGACTACTGTAGAAGTGGTGGAAGGAATGCAGTTCGACAGGGGTTATCTTTCTCCTTATTTCGTTACCAATCCCGATAAGATGGAAGCGGACATGGAACGTCCTTACATTTTAATTTATGAGAAGAAAATTTCTTCTATGAAAGACCTGCTACCAATTCTTGAGAAAGTAGCACAAGGTGGTGGTCCGATGTTAATTATTGCTGAAGACCTGGAAGGAGAAGCACTGGCAACTTTAGTGGTAAACAAGATTCGCGGTACTTTAAAAGTAGTAGCTG
This genomic interval carries:
- a CDS encoding tetratricopeptide repeat-containing protein, with the translated sequence MDATMLLSLLKDPSVLKSTDVKALEELVIQFPYFQTAHLLLLKKYQIENHPDFEKQLNITALYAVDRSKLFDWVQKNVDISDAPYSDLFLENELFLLNESGTVVELSPGFIPDDEKEELVEENDPEIQSVSTIEEEFILRYADPDLKEKQADKSFNMESAAQLKDENYPDRNEAFQKTTSSKISEDKWSREEVQDLKEDLLITSQNGSASEFFPMEIEEQNLVEDITEINRESDAVIRLESVTTEVPDKAKNITLGKVEEGFRINKQVQSPGQFLPQKSYTFQEWLTFFRHEDYKGTNKNIPQVKGGSEEKEITITPLHTLGKPDKLYLGGIQSELETIDKIVSVLKPHEALKSEKKLSPEDLAQKSLELDEEMISETLAEIYGKQGKYDKAIRMYARLSLKFPEKLSFFAARIKELKRNQQSG
- the groL gene encoding chaperonin GroEL (60 kDa chaperone family; promotes refolding of misfolded polypeptides especially under stressful conditions; forms two stacked rings of heptamers to form a barrel-shaped 14mer; ends can be capped by GroES; misfolded proteins enter the barrel where they are refolded when GroES binds); this encodes MSKLINYTTDARDRLKKGVDSLADAVKVTLGPKGRNVVIEKKYGAPLITKDGVTVAKEIELEDPIENMGAQMVKEVASKTADVAGDGTTTATVLAQAMITAGLKNVAAGANPMDLKRGMDKASIAVIEHLKSQSQQVGNDNNKIEAVATISANNDSEIGKLIAEAMTKVKKEGVITVEEARGTETTVEVVEGMQFDRGYLSPYFVTNPDKMEADMERPYILIYEKKISSMKDLLPILEKVAQGGGPMLIIAEDLEGEALATLVVNKIRGTLKVVAVKAPGFGDRRKEMLEDIAVLTGGTVISEDRGYKLENATLAYLGKAEKIIVDKDNTTIVNGSGEKKDITARVNQIKAQIETTTSDYDKEKLQERLAKLSGGVAVLHVGAASEVEMKEKKARVDDALHATRAAVEEGIVAGGGVAYIRALKALENVNFINDDEETGVNIVRRALEEPLRQIAINAGQEGSIIVQKVKEGTDDYGFNARTEVYENLLAAGVIDPTKVTRVALENAVSIASMLLTTECVIVEKPKEERAPAMPPGGMGGMDY
- the secG gene encoding preprotein translocase subunit SecG, whose translation is MYSLITILIVIACVLLILVVLIQNPKGGGLSQTFGGISNQFLGVKRTTDFLEKATWGFVIGISLLSLITFAFVGSGPVVNTGPKSELENATPAPPPIKNLPSAPATQSPLDSTRK
- a CDS encoding co-chaperone GroES; protein product: MSKVNLKPLADRVLVQPADAEEKTKGGIIIPDTAKEKPMKGTVMAVGGGKKDEPMTVKAGDTVLYGKYAGTEITIEGQEYLIMRESDIFAII